A portion of the Stigmatella aurantiaca DW4/3-1 genome contains these proteins:
- the mutL gene encoding DNA mismatch repair endonuclease MutL, with protein sequence MARIARLRDDLINKIAAGEVVERPASVVKELVENSLDAGAHTVQVALEGGGLQRIVVSDDGHGMGREDAVLCLERHATSKLRELDDLENLVSKGFRGEALPAIAAVSRFTLHTAEPEAEVGTRVTVEGGAGLHVEEAPPRVGTVMTVEDLFYNTPARLKFMRRGETELKHVEEAVIRIALAHPEVSFLVEHGGLPLFTSPACPEDPTERIAAALGTDVHPHLFSVEERRLGLSITGHIASPEYTLPTARGIYTFVNHRYVRDRGLIGAIQRGYQEYLPSGRQPLVVLFIDVEPHAVDVNVHPQKMEVRFADSRGVYDAVLAAIVRTLRAAPWLGPTPPEGGDPRRQAAHYAQAVERFLTRAQEATWGAPLPLPSAADAPASLSLVPAAPVPMGRAPAFGQALPQLNEAPPPGYFAALRPMGVLGGRFQVCEGPGGTLVVLDPHAALERVRLMDFHRLLEEGKTPPPSLFGTTVELPVPAARALMGGRESLALLGIDVEPFGGTSFALKAVPPGLEGADPRALLEALSHALPPAGTPPDAVGLAEALRVMACHAAQTASDKLTDAQLRALLGELDAADFHPTCRHGTVVVLEMPLLELERRAR encoded by the coding sequence ATGGCCCGCATCGCCCGACTTCGAGACGACCTCATCAACAAGATCGCCGCCGGTGAGGTGGTGGAACGCCCCGCCTCGGTGGTGAAGGAGCTGGTGGAGAACTCGCTCGATGCGGGGGCCCACACGGTCCAGGTGGCGCTGGAGGGGGGAGGCTTGCAGCGCATCGTCGTGTCCGATGACGGACATGGCATGGGGCGCGAGGACGCGGTGCTGTGCCTGGAGCGTCACGCCACCAGCAAGCTGCGCGAGCTGGACGACCTGGAGAACCTCGTCAGCAAGGGTTTCCGGGGCGAGGCGCTGCCGGCCATCGCCGCCGTGTCGCGCTTCACGCTGCACACCGCCGAGCCCGAGGCGGAGGTGGGCACCCGGGTGACGGTGGAGGGGGGGGCAGGGCTCCACGTCGAGGAGGCGCCCCCACGTGTGGGCACGGTGATGACGGTGGAGGACCTCTTCTACAACACGCCCGCGCGGCTGAAGTTCATGCGCCGGGGGGAGACGGAGCTCAAGCACGTGGAGGAGGCCGTCATCCGGATCGCCTTGGCGCACCCGGAGGTGTCCTTCCTGGTGGAGCACGGGGGGCTGCCGCTGTTCACCAGCCCCGCCTGCCCGGAGGATCCCACCGAGCGCATCGCCGCGGCGCTGGGCACGGACGTGCACCCCCACCTCTTCTCGGTGGAGGAGCGGCGGCTGGGGCTGAGCATCACCGGCCACATCGCCTCTCCCGAGTACACCCTGCCCACGGCGCGAGGCATCTACACCTTCGTCAACCACCGCTATGTGAGGGACCGGGGCCTCATCGGCGCCATCCAGCGGGGTTACCAGGAATACCTGCCTTCCGGGCGCCAGCCGTTGGTGGTGCTCTTCATCGACGTGGAGCCCCACGCGGTGGATGTGAACGTGCACCCGCAGAAGATGGAGGTGCGCTTCGCCGACTCGCGCGGCGTGTACGACGCGGTGCTGGCCGCCATCGTCCGCACGCTCCGGGCAGCCCCCTGGCTCGGCCCCACGCCGCCGGAGGGGGGAGACCCCCGGCGCCAGGCCGCCCACTACGCCCAGGCCGTGGAGCGCTTCCTCACCCGGGCCCAGGAGGCCACCTGGGGTGCGCCGCTGCCGCTGCCCTCGGCGGCGGATGCGCCGGCCTCCTTGTCCCTGGTGCCCGCGGCCCCGGTGCCCATGGGCCGGGCCCCCGCCTTCGGGCAGGCGCTGCCCCAGCTCAACGAGGCCCCGCCCCCGGGCTACTTCGCGGCGCTGCGGCCCATGGGGGTGCTGGGGGGGCGCTTCCAGGTCTGCGAGGGCCCCGGCGGCACGCTGGTGGTGCTGGATCCGCACGCGGCCCTGGAGCGTGTGCGGCTGATGGACTTTCACCGCCTGTTGGAGGAGGGCAAGACGCCGCCCCCCTCGCTCTTTGGCACCACGGTGGAGTTGCCGGTGCCGGCGGCCCGGGCCCTGATGGGAGGGCGCGAGTCGCTCGCGTTGCTGGGCATCGATGTGGAGCCTTTTGGGGGAACGAGCTTCGCGCTCAAGGCGGTTCCCCCGGGGCTGGAGGGCGCCGACCCTCGTGCCTTGCTGGAGGCCCTCTCCCACGCGCTGCCCCCGGCGGGGACTCCGCCCGACGCGGTGGGCCTGGCCGAGGCGCTCCGGGTGATGGCCTGCCACGCCGCCCAGACGGCCTCGGACAAGCTCACCGATGCCCAGTTGCGCGCCCTGCTGGGGGAGTTGGACGCGGCGGACTTCCATCCCACCTGCCGCCACGGCACGGTGGTGGTGCTGGAGATGCCCTTGCTGGAGCTGGAGCGGCGCGCCCGCTGA